One Stigmatopora argus isolate UIUO_Sarg chromosome 20, RoL_Sarg_1.0, whole genome shotgun sequence genomic region harbors:
- the LOC144065376 gene encoding palmitoyltransferase ZDHHC3, whose product MASLRCRRDPCGVVCLILTYFSVFYADYVVVQHVLIPAYSGSVWCSLHASAFNVILLLLLTCHSKAVFSDPGVVPLPDTALDFSDLRSQTSRMSERGCQGWTVCSRCETYRPPRAHHCRVCQRCIRRMDHHCPWINNCVGELNQKYFIQFLFYTGVASVYAVLLVGSAWLWRIRSERRGSEAEDTPTKHLIVVHYIILLVESVLFGVFVLVIFYDQLASIIADETPIEQLKNRLMLKERDWTPPHHQTTRKPKLALLREVFGRGSVFCWLLPLHAGGPAVGGVAYSALPDYDV is encoded by the exons ATGGCGTCGCTACGATGCCGGCGAGACCCCTGCGGGGTCGTCTGCCTGATTCTGACGTATTTCAGCGTCTTCTACGCGGACTACGTGGTGGTCCAGCACGTCCTCATCCCTGCGTACTCGGGCAG CGTGTGGTGCAGTCTACATGCCTCGGCCTTCAACGTCATTTTGCTCCTCCTACTCACCTGCCACTCGAAGGCAGTCTTCTCGGACCCCG GTGTCGTCCCGCTTCCCGATACGGCCCTGGATTTCTCCGACCTTCGCTCGCAGACGTCGCGGATGAGCGAGCGG GGTTGCCAGGGCTGGACGGTTTGCAGCCGCTGTGAAACCTACAGACCCCCCCGCGCGCATCACTGCCGGGTTTGCCAAAGGTGCATCCGTCGGATGGACCATCACTGCCCGTGGATCAACAACTGCGTCGGAGAGCTGAACCAGAAGTATTTCATCCAGTTTCTTTTCTACACGG GCGTGGCTAGCGTGTACGCCGTCCTGCTGGTGGGCTCGGCCTGGCTGTGGCGCATCCGGAGCGAGAGGCGGGGCTCCGAGGCGGAGGACACGCCCACCAAGCACCTGATCGT CGTGCATTACATCATCCTGCTGGTGGAGTCGGTGCTTTTTGGTGTTTTCGTCCTGGTTATTTTTTACGATCAG CTGGCGTCCATCATCGCTGACGAGACGCCCATCGAGCAGCTGAAGAACAGGTTAATGCTAAAAGAGCGTGATTGGACGCCGCCGCATCATCAAACCACGCGCAAGCCCAAACTGGCGCTACTTCGCGAGGTTTTCGGCCGAG GTTCCGTGTTTTGCTGGCTCCTCCCATTGCACGCCGGAGGCCCGGCGGTGGGCGGAGTCGCCTACTCGGCCCTACCGGACTACGACGTCTAA
- the b3gat3 gene encoding galactosylgalactosylxylosylprotein 3-beta-glucuronosyltransferase 3 — translation MATRMRLKLKTVFVLYFLVSLLGLIYALMQLGHRCDCTDHDMPMERTISRLRGELHRLQEQTKKSEAGRRPPKDSSLPTVFVVTPTYARLVQKAELTRLSQTFLHVPELHWIVVEDSQTKTPLVERLLVKSGLTYTHLHVATVKERKLQEGDPSWSKPRGVEQRNEALRWLREDRDSSKGRGGVVYFADDDNTYSLRIFEEMRSTQRVAVWPVGLVGGMKYEKPVVERGKVVRFHVGWRPGRPFPMDMAGFAVSLNLLLEKPDSRFDGNAPMGFLESSLLQGLVTMDQLEPKADNCSKILVWHTRTEKPKMKREDILQSQGLGSDPAVEV, via the exons ATGGCCACAAGAATGAGGCTGAAGCTGAAAACAGTGTTTGTGCTTTACTTCCTTGTTTCCCTGCTGGGTCTCATCTATGCACTGATGCAGCTGG GTCATCGTTGCGACTGCACAGACCACGACATGCCCATGGAACGTACCATATCTCGACTGCGGGGGGAACTGCACCGCCTCCAGGAGCAAACCAAGAAGTCGGAGGCCGGACGACGGCCCCCGAAAGACTCCTCCCTGCCCACCGTGTTTGTCGTCACGCCGACGTACGCCAG GCTGGTCCAAAAGGCCGAGCTGACCCGCTTGTCCCAGACGTTCCTCCACGTTCCGGAGCTTCACTGGATCGTCGTGGAGGACTCCCAGACCAAGACCCCCCTGGTGGAGCGATTATTGGTCAAGTCCGGACTGACCTACACTCACCTCCACGTAGCCACCGTCAAAGAACGCAAGCTGCAGGAG GGGGATCCGAGTTGGTCTAAGCCTCGCGGCGTGGAGCAACGCAACGAAGCCTTGCGCTGGCTCCGAGAGGACCGGGATTCGTCGAAGGGACGGGGGGGCGTGGTCTATTTCGCCGACGACGACAACACGTACAGCCTGAGGATATTCGAAGAG ATGAGGAGCACGCAACGAGTCGCCGTTTGGCCCGTGGGATTGGTCGGAGGGATGAAGTACGAGAAACCGGTCGTGGAACGAGGAAAG gtgGTCCGCTTTCACGTGGGTTGGCGTCCAGGTCGTCCCTTCCCCATGGACATGGCCGGTTTCGCGGTGTCCCTCAACTTGCTTCTGGAGAAACCCGACTCCCGTTTTGACGGCAACGCGCCAATGGGCTTCCTGGAAAGCAGTCTCCTGCAGGGTCTCGTCACCATGGACCAACTTGAGCCCAAAGCGGACAACTGTTCAAAA ATCCTAGTATGGCACACGCGTACCGAAAAGCCCAAAATGAAGCGAGAAGACATTCTGCAGTCTCAGGGTCTGGGCTCGGACCCGGCCGTGGAGGTCTAA
- the tbc1d19 gene encoding TBC1 domain family member 19: MDEGAEMSLTIAQLVRRLKGSHLHAQMEREARECLHQPEIQLETLKDDVRRYLRTSGWERKLQNAVHRELLICRLPPSLPAPPPEHLKEPLAYMRKAQADWERRILKSLNSMSTELGVPLARMRPGAEQQELNNKWNEMGTDETDLSRFKPVYTPKDFLEVVVGLRSPNHDSGEDAGARSHWGLIHVPLDVKDITQLRGAYAELSLADGQLGIDDNSHPDLFENNYVEVGKRVLAERDGAAAQQYSRRGCPTGLRADLWALLLNSVNQPQDAMHYEQLKVGVLQHDLLVDKLIYKDVKLTASNDDYYFVFEDFLYQVLLCFSRDAAILEHFKYNSATPPKSYIQGKEGDEDFAVFYPPNGVVPFHGFSMYVAPLCFLYNEPSKLYGVFRETYTRYFFRLHSLSSASSGIVSLCLLFERLLQTQLPRLFFHLRQIGAQPLRIAFKWMVRAFSGYLCTDQLLFLWDRILGYDSLEPVAVLAAAIFAFRTENLMEVTSLASAEAVLADLSTLKVMPLIQIFLFAV, encoded by the exons atggacgaAGGCGCCGAGATGTCGCTAACTATCGCCCAGCTCGTCCGACGCCTGAAGGGAAGCCATTTACACGCTCAAATGGAGCGAGAAGCTAGA GAGTGTTTACATCAACCGGAAATCCAACTGGAAACTTTAAAGGACGACGTTCGCCGTTATCTCCGAACATCAG GCTGGGAAAGGAAGCTCCAGAATGCTGTACATCGAGAATTACTCAT CTGTCGACTTCCCCCGAGCCTCCCGGCGCCCCCACCGGAGCACCTCAAAGAGCCCTTGGCTTACATGCGCAAGGCCcag GCCGACTGGGAGAGGCGCATCTTAAAAAGCTTGAATAGCATGAGCACAGAACTGGGAGTTCCTCTGGCCCGAATG AGGCCCGGGGCTGAGCAACAGGAACTAAACAACAAATGGAACGAGATGGGTACAGACGAAACAG acTTGAGTCGCTTCAAACCGGTTTACACCCCCAAAGACTTCCTGGAGGTGGTGGTGGGCCTGCGAAGCCCCAACCACGACAGCGGCGAGGACGCCGGCGCCAGGAGCCACTGGGGCCTCATCCACGTCCCCCTCGATGTCAAGGATATCACACAACTG CGAGGAGCCTACGCGGAACTCAGCCTCGCCGACGGACAGCTGGGGATTGACGACAATTCACATCCAG ACTTATTTGAAAACAACTACGTCGAGGTCGGAAAGAGAG TTCTCGCCGAGCGGGACGGCGCGGCGGCGCAGCAATACAGCCGGCGGGGGTGCCCTACCGGACTCCGGGCGGACCTCTGGGCCCTCCTCCTGAATTCCGTCAACCAACCGCAG gacgCCATGCATTATGAGCAGTTGAAGGTCGGCGTCCTTCAACACGACCTGCTGGTGGACAAGCTCATCTACAAG GATGTCAAATTGACGGCCAGCAACGACGACTACTACTTTGTCTTCGAAGACTTCCTCTACCAG GTCTTGCTGTGCTTCTCCCGcgacgccgccatcttggagcaCTTCAAGTACAACAGCGCCACGCCCCCCAAATCGTACATTCAAG GGAAAGAAGGAGATGAAGATTTTGCCGTTTTTTACCCTCCCAACG GTGTGGTTCCGTTCCACGGCTTCTCAATGTACG TGGCGCCGCTGTGCTTCCTGTACAACGAGCCGTCCAAGCTATACGGCGTCTTCCGGGAGACGTACACCCGCTACTTCTTCCGACTGCACTCCCTGTCCTCGGCGTCCTCG GGAATCGTGTCGCTGTGTTTGCTCTTCGAGCGGCTCCTGCAGACGCAGCTGCCACGCCTCTTCTTCCACCTTCGGCAAATCGGAGCGCAGCC GTTGCGGATCGCTTTTAAGTGGATGGTCCGAGCATTTTCGGGTTATCTTTGCACCGACCAGCTGCTTTTTCTTTGGGACCGAATCCTGGGCTACGATTCGCTGGAGCCCGTTGCGG TTCTTGCCGCCGCCATTTTTGCGTTTCGGACCGAGAATTTGATGGAAGTGACGTCTCTGGCTTCAGCTGAG GCTGTTCTTGCAGATCTTTCAACCCTGAAAGTCATGCCGCTCATCCAGATCTTCCTCTTTGCCGTCTAA